One window of the Ictidomys tridecemlineatus isolate mIctTri1 chromosome 11, mIctTri1.hap1, whole genome shotgun sequence genome contains the following:
- the LOC144368323 gene encoding myomegalin-like — protein MERELLDLRAQVSKQEKLLESTAERLKTANQQKENMEQFIVSQLTRTHDILKKARSNLERKQRFHLTQSQSLLQIHHHLTSAL, from the exons ATGGAAAGGGAGCTCCTGGATCTGCGAGCCCAAGTATCTAAACAGGAGAAGCTCCTTGAGAGCACAGCTGAGCGTCTGAAGACTGCTAACCAGCAGAAGGAAAACATGGAGCAGTTCATTGTCAGCCAGC tgacCAGGACCCATGATATTTTGAAGAAGGCAAGGTCTAACTTGGAGCGAAAGCAACGATTCCATCTTACACAGTCACAGAGCCTGCTTCAAATACATCACCATCTGACATCAGCTCT GTGA